The Pieris napi chromosome 9, ilPieNapi1.2, whole genome shotgun sequence genomic sequence TGAACACAGGAAGGTTCGTCTGGAACAGGAAACTGATTAAGTACAGCTCAACGACCCTGCGAATCACAAATTGATTGCCAAAACGCCCACTTATTAGACGGTTGAACCATCATCTACATTGATCTATCAAATGCATTTTCTTGGCGTATTACTTTAGAATATTACTCAGACTCACCCTCATGCGTACTTCGTAATCCGTATAACGTTTTTTCCCAACACCCATGGTCGTTACAGGGTTTACCACGTCGATCTCAAGAAAATTCGCCGGCGCAGCATACGCATCATCTAATGTctgttttttaacatttaatcgCCTTGTGGCATCTGCCGTCGTGTCCTCAGCCATCATtacgatttatttaataaaatcacaatCCACAAACTAAAAGCTTGTTAATCAACAAAAAGTAAATGATAAAATGCGTTTGACATTTGGGTTATAAATTTTGAAGTGACATTGACTTTAACTTAACATTTAAcaatgagtttttttttaagattaccAATGACTTTTgcgtaatttttctttttgcaGCTAGGCTATAGCCTTCCGACAGTTACTGAAATAAtacttgtattattttttcaagatTAAGTAAATACCACTGTCTCGTGAGTGAAAAATACTGATCATAATACTAATGACacaaattcttaaatattattaaaaatatttatatggatGGTAACAACCATGTATCTTATCATGCCTTAATACAGTTTTTACTACCAATACTATATTTTGCTAAGTCAATCCCATTGTTCGGAAATGCTACTTGTTGTGTTATTAGTCCAAGCTACACCTGTTTAACAAATCTATAGCTATATAAGCACAAATGAAAATTGGGTTCTGTaagtaaaacaaatgtttatctttacatatataatatatttaattataacaaatgtTACGTTTCGAATGCACATCCGGAATACACGTCGTGCATCATCAACATCATtgcaatatataatttaaattatatattagtagAACCAACTTGCAACCCAGATCAATTGTAACTGTCTGATTTTATACTCTATGACATAAACTGGCTCATAGGATCTTCATCCCTTCTCCTCTTCATCATGAAAGCTTCCATTTCCTCTTGAGTTGGCTCCTTTACTTCAATCATACTGTTGTAGGGTCGCTTTCTTTCATCTTTGGATAATAAGTATTCAGCATGCCTTTGATTTCGTTCCTCCATTTCTAAAGCCTGttagataaatattatgaagttAGATGATTATagaatataacatttttttttttacatttttttaatattttattttttataattatatactctTATGTTATTAAGGGTAACCATGTATGATCTACTAACTAGAAAACCTTTTGTTTCTAAGTTAAAAAAGTtggtgaataaataaataatttgttgaaAATACTTTTGGCAaagatattaaacttaaagtgattttttagtaattttaaatacaacaaaCCTTCTTCAATTTATCCtctgttttcttttctttttcgagcgtcttcttcttcttcttttttgatttcttcttatttttcttcttcttgcTTGTCTTCTCTGTcttacttttctttttttcttcagATTCCGATGATGACTCTGAGCTGGATGATGAAGATTTCTCTATTTTTGGTGCGGCTGTAAtacaatgaatattttttccttgAAATAACAACATAGCATAGTTTGTTTGAATGTAaaaatttctaatatttttgtattttaactgCAATGATTTGAAAATCCCAATACAGTCTTTGAAtatagattaatttttttaaacatagtaataatattaatatgacattagCATGCCTAtgtttatatggctgattgaacagttttcaaatatataaaataaaataaatagaatatacatatgtatacctattattattattaccttttTTATCAGAAATACTTGGCTCTTGTACATCTAATACAGCAGACTTGCCCGCTTCACCCACACAATAAGACATctggaattaaataaatttttaaaaatttaattattatgtatatagagCAATTGTTACTTTCATGAAAGAGTTTGTACATCAACTTTTAATGAgaactaaaaattattatttttgtatagattctgtgtgtatttgttttacttttgttAAGCGTCGTCGAAAACAAAAGATTCCATGTTCAGGAATAAAGTCTTACTTATGTTTCTATGCCTGAATTTCAAAACTCCTTTCACAAGAATACTATATCCCtttattttccaaatattATGTCCATTCGAAGCTGTATCACACTAGTGTAGGCATAccttaataaatgaatagcAACACTTGTATCCCCACTGGCCATCCTTCCAATACGATCCCCAAACTGACGTATGGTTATTAATGAGAACGTCTTCTTCATATTGACTTCTGCAAAggattaaaaattcataatctgaaattattgtgttttctctattacatttaataaaacgatctacaatattcaaattacaaaagaccacattttaatttggcagtgtatattttaatttttacacaaaacacataaaatccataggtaataaataaaaagatgttttaaaatgaacactatttgacagatataaactagaatttattacatttgaaaccaaagacaataaatatgatgtattaataatataattgaacTTACTTCAGCCATTGTTTCTCAGATGCAGTAACAAGTGTACCGTCACGATTATATTGAGTGAAAATTTCTGTTTGTGCCAAAAGTAACTCACGAGGGGGTGCTTTTAAGTGCTCTTCGCCGCCATATTTGTCCAGAACGGATTGtttaacctttaaaaaaaataaaatataatcccattttaaataggtattaaatagctttaaatgttttaatatgacaaatacatttatgtttGTGAAagattagttaaataattgtaaacgcaaaaatgaaaaatcaaactgaaactttttattaatctcTTAGCTCTTGCTACTTTCGAAATGCGATATATAGACACTtgtctaaatattaaattccaCTTAAGTACCACATATCGCCACCAAactatgtacacttatgaacgttaaaaaaatgcttaatTAAAGTTTCTACATTTAGATTTACAAGTTCCCAATTTATGGCGTAGAGAACTGGCAAGACACTCACCACCACTTCTTTTAatggcatttttttttttttttatagaacggggggcaaacgagcaggaggctcacctgatgtaaagtgataccgccgcccatggacactctcaatgccagagggcttgcgagtgcgttgccggcctttataAGCAAATTGAAATTacctttattataataaatacaaatacactCACCTGTCCCTCAAACCGTTCCTTCTTATGATGATAGTCATTCTGCAGCATTTGCAACTTAGTTGGCTCGGCCAAGAGATGTACGTCCAATCCCGCCGCTTGCGCTTCCCACGCGAACACTTGTGCTGCGGCGTGGGACACTGTGTCACCTGTCAGACGGACGAAGTTCTCTCCTGCGTAGTCacttctataaatatatgtactgTTCTTTTACCAATGAAaagattatttctatttataaccagacaatctttatatatataattcttctgtgagtgtgtatgtcactgaacttctctcaaacgactggaccgattttgatgaaattttttgtgtgtgttcaaggggatctgggaatggtttagattcacaaatcagtcCGGCAGGCGGCGCTCTGCTAGCCGGCGCTCCGCAGCTACCAGTCGGCAacgtcggtactttcatactttaatatcctaatagcttgaaatatcatgcaggacaacgtctgtggggtccactagttatattataaattttcaaagCCAAGACGGGTCGCTAGTTACAAAGTTAGTATAGagccatttaaatataacgaacgtttagaaattttaatagaacttttatttaaaaggtaattttacttaaatttatttaaacatatattgctttgtttttttttaatcgtaGACACCTtcattgattttatattttttttaaagcgaCTTTCTTAGTCATATTAAAACCCATGGTTtagatttatgtatttgttaaaaaatcttaaaattggTGATGAACAGAGATTTGGATGCTCAGGCAGTCTCGCTATTTTGCCAACACtgtataaaatagtaattcttattttttttatgtcagaCTTGATAAGTCGAACTCTTTATTTGGTGGTCGcgaatttacattaaaaaataatctaatatataaaattctcgtgtcacagttttcgttgccatactcctccgaaacggcttgaccgattctcatgaaattttgtgtgcatattgggtataactgagaatcggacatctatttttcatccccctaaatgttaagggtagtccacccctaatttttatttttttatgatacagcattaaaaaatacatacaatcgctaattttcacccctctacgatcaacccctatttcttattatacatgataaacatggcaaaacgacgtttgccggataagctagtaaaaaatatatatatgtatatccttTTTCATACAATCATATTCAAATTTaccaaatcaataaataatggcttaaatacatatttcaattacAATCATTTTATATCTGTGTTGATATACagattatcataaaaaatagagtTATGTTAAAGTAGACAATGGATAATgcaaatgtttatattatagataaataattatttcttgtcccctcttttgttatttatacttACTCTGCGGCTTCCGGGTGTGGGTTATCTCTCATAGACCTAGTTTTAGGATCATAGTATGCTGAATTCAAATCTAAATTACGAAGGTACTTCGCTGTATCTTCACGTATACGAAGGTTTCGTACTGTGATACGTTGTTTTGAATCCACctgtcaaaataatgtataaaaattaattaactacaaacacctaACGACCTATATTATACATGTCCCCtccatatattatatgtatgtagaTTGTTTACCTAAGTGGACTAATGCCCGAGTTGTAATAAGCCTGATTTAAGTGAAAAAGGATCACCCCGGAATGTCTTTTACTTCACattacacttatgaaatatAGCACTCTAAATAGATTGACTATTGTGGAATCTAAAAGCATTTGTATTTACCTTTGTACCCGGCATATCCACTTCATCAACATATTTATCTTCATCTTCACCATCGTTATCTTCATCTTCAGCAGCAGTAGGGTCTAGAAAgttagtcattattattaattactcacATTTGCCAtcatttactatttaaaaatataaataaaaaatcataatgaTTTCATATTACTAATaactttactttaaaataaattataaaaacactcaAGTGGAGATTCTATTTTGTTTACctgtaaaattatgttttatctaAACAAGACAATAATGTGAAACCACAAGTAGACTGTTACTTTTAAAGCAAGTTATCAATAAAGTAAtggataataatttatttaccttcTTCCAATTTCTGAGCTCTCATTTCTCTCTTAGCCTCTTCAACCTTTTGATATTCTTCAATTATGGCTTTGTGTTCTGATGGATCATATCCATTCCACCTGTCTCGTTTGCCGTCATAACTTAAGTTTAAGTTTGGTTGGTTAAATTCATCTAATGCTATCCCTGCACTTGTGAACTTTGCACCAATCTAATAAGATTAagattatgaaaatttaacaatacaaataagactatataatttagttttataattttcagaCAACAATGaactaaaattagatttatacCTTTCTTGGCCTTTCAAGACAatcttttttgttatgtgtcaTTGCTCCACAATTTTCACAAGCGCCTTTTCTGAATTTGGTTGAAACTTTTGACTGCacaataagaaaaaattacaattaatgatttttataactattttataatgCTGTATTCAAACATCATGCAAAATGATTTTGTTTGTCTAGGCTTAATGTTCTTTTAGCAAGAAGCAGACCGTCATTTCTTAATATTCTAAGCTAACTAGTTTGTTGTGGTTCTTTAACAGCTAAGTTCTCTGTGAAGTTAAAAACGATCACATATACTGAGCAAAGTACACAAAAAGTGATGCAAAGGTAGCTACGgtcattaacaatataataattttattaataatattacttacaaCATCCACACCCTTGTTGTAATAGGTATCAAGCTTTGTAAAACTTCCTTCTCTATCAGCCTGAGGTCTTTGATGTTTAAGTGTTGGTCCACTTGTTCCATAGTACCATGGAGCAGATGATATATATTGAGGTATGTGAGGGTTTATGTCCTTGCCTAAAGTAACCACACAATTAGCATATTGTTGATTCATATATTTTCAGAAaaggataaaaaatattggtatgTACCTGTCTCATCTACTGCAGCAGGCGCTGTTCCTGCTTTACGCGCCTCTTCTAACTCTTTGGCTTTACGCCAATCCTCGCGTGATTTCTTCTTGGGCTCGTCATCATCTTCACCCAAGTCATCTTTGTGGCGAAGAATTTGCGACACGGACGCTTTTGTTGTTGCAGTCATTTTAATGTTCACTAAAAATGgatgatattaatttgaataagattctataaaaatacgtCTTTCACCTTTGAAATTTGTATCTaatgaaatgtaaaaatatatttatacaaattattatttacattagtacttagtagtaataatctACATTCTACATagtatgaatttaatttgaaagacATTTGGAAAAGTACTTTTTAGTTGTCAATTGATCGTGACCACAGACTGAGAAGAATAGAAGTgacatatatttcttaaaatttgatttaaaccTTTAAAATAGATAACAATATTGAAGAAATAACTTGTTTAATTTGCATATTTCTTAGTCCGTCCATGAAATGATCCAGtctcaagttttttgtttccgTCTCTTATGAACATAAGGTTctgttacaaatgaaaatgaatttttttcaatgaagtacttaatgtaatattattaaaatttatacctacgtattacatatagttgttaagaaaaaagcaaaaaataaaaaatagtcatTAAAAACATTTGGCTTTCATACCGGCCTTTAATCTGTTTGGCTACGAATCTATGCATTTACGCACTGTTTCCAAGGGAAATTTCGCCACAGCTTGCGCCTTGctctaaaaatttttttagaaaatcaaTGTCGTCGTGTCGTTTAGAGCAGGCCATGGCCTCTAAAACTGACCATTGAAGTCTAAAGGGTTGAGGTCTGGGACAGATGAGGGGCAGTCTTAAGCTCTTATAAAGCCCGGAACGTTGTTTCATGCCAGGCTTGGGTAGTTCATGCCTTGTGACCAGGTGGAAAATCCTGCTGGAAAGTCcaaggtatatttttaacaagtgTATCGCTGAGAGGTTTCCCAACATGATCCAAGACTGTATCTTGATAAACTTCGGTTGAAGTTTCCGTTTACACAAAAATGTAGTTTAGTGACTCCTTGATAAGACACGCCCCACCAAACTATCCTTAAAGGGGTTTTCATCGATCCACTCTCATTAATTGTATAGATTGATTCAGTGCGTTTCCTGTATATCGACGATAAGCACCGAGCTACGCGACCGAGTCCTAGCGGGAATCTTCATTTCTCGCGATAAGATTTTTTGCATCCTAGCGGGCTAGGCTAATATGTGAAATggcacaaaaaaaaacaaagtttttatgtaCCAGTATTTAAGGCCAGAATAGGTAAAgttatactatattttatcaaGTCAACAACTAATggcaaaaaagaaataaaaacttgcgTAATCCATATGaaactgttatttatttaatcacttTTAATTGCATGGTTTGTTTAGACATGACAATTCCCTCTTGTACATACTACTTTGTAGCCATAGTGTGGACCGTTTTAaggaatataattaaaaatgttaaacattttagttttatttaaaaacaagagaacataacattatttatttatgataatacATAGATAATGAAGGATGCATAATTCGCCATATTAAGTTAAAAGTACACATATGCAACTAGTTTCTTACACAATTtcactttataataaaaaatagctttaattctaaaaaaaaatctacagtTGTCAGATTGttgtaaagtaaaattaacataattgtCACCAATGGGTTACCAGTACCAAACTAGGTAagaatgtattagatttttcaAAGCTTTCTACGAGCTCTTGGTCGGTGGTAAGACGGTCGCGGAACGCGAATTTGTTCGCCACCGTCAACGGTCTGTGGACATGTTTCCTCAAGCGCCTCTGCTCCTGGAGTAAACAGCTTTCTTCGGCTGCGAGTTACACTAGAAAGTAATTACAAATTGTTATATTGgcttaattgttttttttttatggctctggcacgatttgggcattagccagcgtcaagtataggagtttttataattcgtgcttgtcttgaGACCGTGTCCTCcttgtacggtttaggcactcgcccggtaccgcacaaccctcccaaaggccgagaacaaatttaaattaaatttaaacttgcccgcgaaccgggaatcgaacccggtaccccttacctagctgccactaaataagaccgctaggctatgaggcccctttAATTGTCCTTTTGTTCCATTCATTTCAATAGTTGGCAAGAATACCTAGACAATAAAACTTCTATCACAGTAATCAGTATGAATGTGTTAAAAGCGTGACATATTGATATTTCACTTTGCGTCGTCGTGTTTTTATTGATGGAATTGTTGAATCACAATAAGAATGACCCACATGATTTGGTGGTATGGTCTAATAATTACTATAGATAAATTCTTATAGATGCTTTTCtactaaacaaataataaaactgtacTTGACAAAAATAACTTACGATTTGGATGGACAGCTTTGTATGCCTAGTATTGGAGATATGTTTTCTTCATCATCTTTTACAGGCGAAGGAATATCTTCTACCAGTTTAGTTGGCGCAGGCAAATTCATAGTAACGTCACTAAATTCAGCTTGCAAATTGGCTACGTCCTTAAATTTTAGTTCACCGTCGTCTTTGCGCCGGCGCAGTCTAAGATTTCGTTTTGGCTTTGATTCACATTTTGCTTGAGTTTCAACCAGTATTTCATCATTGCCATCAAATGTTTTAACCTCTTCCTGATCATTTGTATTATTTCCTAACTGAACTATTTCTTCTTTAGTATGTTGAGCTCTGGTTTTAATAGATTTCtgtcttaaattatattttgttttagccTCCGGTGGGGGTGGGGCTTTCTCTTCAATGGTGGATACCAATAAATCAAATTCGGTCACACGTGGCAAGGTGATATTCTTGTAAATATCCTCAAAGGCGTCTAAAGTATTGTTAATAGTTACATTTGCAATTGATATGTCATTTGATGTCTTTTCATCATTGGTATTTTTTGAATGTTCTTTTACCTTCTCCAATTTGGTATTATCTTTTAATAGTAATGGTACTTTAAACAAATCGCATGGTTTAGGTAAAGAATGTTTAACATTTAATGATGCATCATCAATTGAAATATGtgattctgtttttatttcatcttctAGAATGTTTGGTTTAGTCGTAGTTTCGATTTCACGACTTGTTTCGATTAACGGTGAAAGGGATTGGCGATTTTTTAATTCCTTTTCGTCTATTTCGATAACAAtagtttcttttttactatCATTTGCTGTTTCTTCCTCAATGTGAGAAACATCGACTATACTCAGTTTTCGTATGTTTTCTACGATAATGTTGTCAGTTtcgctttttttatttatgttatcttTTTCTAATGAGGGAAAGCTAGGGATAGTTTTATTCATACTCGACTCTTGAGATTTCTCTCGTTGTAAATTTTTAGGGCTTTCTAAGGATTCAATATTATCTCTAGGCTTGTTATGCTTATCGCTGAGAATAATTTCTGTATTCCCTGGACGTGGTGATTCAAATAAATCAACAGATTCTTGAGAAGCTTCAAATGAATGTTTTAGAATTACACAGTCGAAACTTTCCTTGAACTCTGTTTCTTTGTTCACTTTAAGTGTATCTTGGTCTATATTTAAATGCTCGGGGTTTTCATGTAGAGCAacaaatttctttttcaaaAGCTTTTTAATCATACTGGGCTCATAATTGTCATTCACGTCATCTTGAATGATCGATGGTGACCTCTCATCATCTATATTAGTAATGACCAGTTCAGAATGTTTTTCACTATCATAAAAGAAACCTTTGGTGTTACTGGGTAAATTTTTACCAAATTCATTTGGCGACAATGATTCTGCAggattacaattatttgtttCCATTTCGAATTGTTCGAACTGAGCTAACGAATCATTTctaaatgtgtttttaatgTCAGTAACCGTTTTGGCAAGGGAAATACTTTTCTTAAAGAGGATTTCCGGTACATCATCAACCTCATTGTCACACTGAAAGCCTTCATCTATGGATGATTCAATTGCTTTATTTGATTGGTCATTTGAAGTGACACAATATGTTCCCCTAGCATCTGTTTTCTTAGGAATTACATTATCTTCATTAAAAAAGAAAGGGCCTTTGTTACCCGATTTAAAACTGACAAGGTCCAAATTGCATTCTTCATTTTCCAAATcatgagatattttttttttacatgtaGTCATTACATCATCACTTGATTCGTCACTATCATCTTTTAATGTTTCATCTAAATCCGAAACATTGTCCGTTCCATTATCTACATCAATTACTAGACTTTGTCGAAGTAATCTAGTCCTATTAAtatcttcttttttaaatgtcgGTTCGAGACTTTCATTGCACAATTCGTCCTGTTCCTCTTCACTATCGGACTCAGTTATGGATATGCTATCGCTGTTTGATACTTCGTCATTTCCTGTAAACGTTATTggtgtatatattaataaaatataaaactagttttgtttatattagattataacACTAATTGCATAATTGATTACCATCCCTCTCTTCAATACAGGCTCGTAAATGCTGAATTTCTTCTTCGGCTCTCGCACGCGCAAACTCTTCGGCCGTTAATTTTTCctataaaaaaacgttttatatgaataaacttctggaatacaattttttttcccatatcgatacaattattaataaacttcaATTACAAGTTTCTCTCTCTAGGTTGGTAATGTATCGTAGTCAGCTCCAGAGTAGGGATCTGGTGCAAtaccgatttttttaaagctttgTCTTAATTAGGGATAtatatggtaggggagcccacgatgctaaatggggatttactcgagcgtcgtagagacctattgggatgcaaagcttagataataagaaaaaaaaaatgttatatgatatataccttttcatcggtgggggaagcggctataaattgttaaatatgtaaaaaaaaactgttgcatggacatcctcgagcgcgtcagatattgatagcatcaatgccctacgtatttttaataatgtacgtatgttaatctgatggtttgcatgatgcgggtggttgtatttaagggttgaaaatgaaaaaaaaataaaaattatcgagcgcgtcagattttctaagggagtgttaagtgcaccaaaaaaaagctctcattcactaatctgacgatttcgatgggacgcaaacccacggccattttcataatttgcaaaaaaaaatcgcaattttgaaatactcaagcgcgtcagattaagatatatgtggttcatctttatgttctaaacgtactgtctcataatctgacgattatctagagggattcgcctgatctgacaatttttttagaaaaacggttcacctaaagggccatccctgcaacttcccgctaattccattcctgggcgcttaaaattgatattttgagctcgctgagttcaaagaaataacatttctatgcatttgagctctcccagctcgaaagtctgatagaagtttcatagaacactatttttgaaattttcaaaccgcaataacttttgaatggatcaagcaattttcacgcggttggcggcattcgacgcagttttattatcatcataagtaattttgcaattttaattgatcgaaccacaaatttcggagtaatcccgaaaaaacactttttcgggtttctttcgttcacgatatctctcgaactaatcaaccgcttttaaccagcttggtggcgatcgacgtggtttttcaagctcaaaggcggattagtttttgaagttgatcgatacagaaaccacttaaaaaaaaatatttcttatttttttaagattttccaaaatttctcaaaatctatcggtccgaatcggttcaaattcacaggaaatgtaattttgagggaaatatttagaacgccgtttagtagattccgatcggtttaaggaaatgtaggcatcacgcagctgcacgcatttaactttatcgacgaatttttgttatttcggcttgcggaaatcgtcagattatatatttttcattattcttgaattatttccttcaaaataaaaaaaaaaatagctacgctcgagaatgtcgagatgacgttttttttttagaactttgttgccctcccctttttttccgtcactctcaaattgtcagattagtggaatatacactttttaggatgtaattaactctccctaccttaatctgacgcgctcgggaatttctgatggttaatttttttttactaatctgatcctgtctccttcacgggcggccacgtgaaggagacaggatcagaatatgggcctcatattttgtggaggtacttaaccgggtacaaagtatccccctatatattaatctgccgcgctttagtaaatcccgaaatcccctcttgggctcccctaccataggTGATACTTTTGGTTTAAGTCGAGAAATACCTAAGATCT encodes the following:
- the LOC125052462 gene encoding kinesin-like protein KIF20B, whose amino-acid sequence is MSDIFSNPECKRDVPSFIEPRPPLITNPFMRRRPQKGTNLMDLFDEESTCDEPELVQVYLRLKPCTIPSNLYEVRGDRYLITSLDTTTAGHGRKTQHHVSKMYTFSHIFPENISQKEVFDHVVKDNLKKLAEGRSFTLLTYGASGSGKTYTLMGTVASPGLVPRSLEYLFNNLEVQTHPVYKPAERGFDSLSYSSQEYELLFVKRLRKLSASLRDKYRRMSSQLRTDLRGSVLDLSKSKHYIWVSFIEIYNEGIYDLLAGSDCRAAKLQIREDSNGNVYVKGATQAFVRSGEEAYDVMVAGKHNLQVAATGVHAQSSRSHCIFTITMLTEKDGSIVTSCVRLCDLAGSERARRTRNTGARMQESRAINTSLHVLERCLHSLRRKQAVANRAVVPYRESKLTRLLGAGLSGTRGESVTMVVTLNPSPEYAHETKHVLQLAAVAKDLQINNTVSDYPSSLESSTHDLNNSVCAELTKLRTSNERLHFELLQCQNYNEELTALIDEKQATNAVTTRELVDLAKESSRQYYEPQIEALKREIEELKEEYEEIISDLKEQMAMGPKGFKIDQLMTEIATLKEKLTAEEFARARAEEEIQHLRACIEERDGNDEVSNSDSISITESDSEEEQDELCNESLEPTFKKEDINRTRLLRQSLVIDVDNGTDNVSDLDETLKDDSDESSDDVMTTCKKKISHDLENEECNLDLVSFKSGNKGPFFFNEDNVIPKKTDARGTYCVTSNDQSNKAIESSIDEGFQCDNEVDDVPEILFKKSISLAKTVTDIKNTFRNDSLAQFEQFEMETNNCNPAESLSPNEFGKNLPSNTKGFFYDSEKHSELVITNIDDERSPSIIQDDVNDNYEPSMIKKLLKKKFVALHENPEHLNIDQDTLKVNKETEFKESFDCVILKHSFEASQESVDLFESPRPGNTEIILSDKHNKPRDNIESLESPKNLQREKSQESSMNKTIPSFPSLEKDNINKKSETDNIIVENIRKLSIVDVSHIEEETANDSKKETIVIEIDEKELKNRQSLSPLIETSREIETTTKPNILEDEIKTESHISIDDASLNVKHSLPKPCDLFKVPLLLKDNTKLEKVKEHSKNTNDEKTSNDISIANVTINNTLDAFEDIYKNITLPRVTEFDLLVSTIEEKAPPPPEAKTKYNLRQKSIKTRAQHTKEEIVQLGNNTNDQEEVKTFDGNDEILVETQAKCESKPKRNLRLRRRKDDGELKFKDVANLQAEFSDVTMNLPAPTKLVEDIPSPVKDDEENISPILGIQSCPSKSVTRSRRKLFTPGAEALEETCPQTVDGGEQIRVPRPSYHRPRARRKL
- the LOC125052224 gene encoding pre-mRNA-splicing factor Slu7, translating into MTATTKASVSQILRHKDDLGEDDDEPKKKSREDWRKAKELEEARKAGTAPAAVDETGKDINPHIPQYISSAPWYYGTSGPTLKHQRPQADREGSFTKLDTYYNKGVDVSKVSTKFRKGACENCGAMTHNKKDCLERPRKIGAKFTSAGIALDEFNQPNLNLSYDGKRDRWNGYDPSEHKAIIEEYQKVEEAKREMRAQKLEEDPTAAEDEDNDGEDEDKYVDEVDMPGTKVDSKQRITVRNLRIREDTAKYLRNLDLNSAYYDPKTRSMRDNPHPEAAESDYAGENFVRLTGDTVSHAAAQVFAWEAQAAGLDVHLLAEPTKLQMLQNDYHHKKERFEGQVKQSVLDKYGGEEHLKAPPRELLLAQTEIFTQYNRDGTLVTASEKQWLKSQYEEDVLINNHTSVWGSYWKDGQWGYKCCYSFIKMSYCVGEAGKSAVLDVQEPSISDKKAAPKIEKSSSSSSESSSESEEKKKSKTEKTSKKKKNKKKSKKKKKKTLEKEKKTEDKLKKALEMEERNQRHAEYLLSKDERKRPYNSMIEVKEPTQEEMEAFMMKRRRDEDPMSQFMS